A window from Zingiber officinale cultivar Zhangliang chromosome 7A, Zo_v1.1, whole genome shotgun sequence encodes these proteins:
- the LOC122001189 gene encoding sulfoquinovosyl transferase SQD2-like, which produces MVPTDSLLCTNRLTLFSPSAPSARFRCLPAPSISLSSSSFPAELRLILWRGARRVEGYAGKRKEMTAEEVKEVEVEEDVVPPLVQDEEAIFKPRRIALFVEPSPFAYISGYKNRFQNFIKYLREMGDEVMVVTTHEGVPQEFYGAKVIGSWSFPCPWYQKVPLSLALSPRIIKAVAKFKPDIIHASSPGVMVFGALAIAKLLCVPIVMSYHTHVPIYIPRYTFSWLVKPMWLIIRFLHRAADLTLVPSAAISKDLLAAHVTAANKIRLWNKGVDSESFHPRFRSHQMRMRLSNGEPEKPLLIHVGRLGVEKSLDFLKRVMDRLPGARIAYIGDGPYRPELEKMFAGMPAVFTGMLHAEELSQAYASGDVFLMPSESETLGLVVLEAMSSGVPVVAARAGGIPDIIPKEQEGKTSFLFTPGDIDDCVDKIECLLSCEELRVAMGKAAREEMEKYDWRASTRKIRNEQYNAAIWFWRKKRAQLFRPFQRLMKKLRSQQIKCV; this is translated from the exons ATGGTTCCCACCGATTCGCTGCTGTGCACGAATCGTCTCACTTTGTTCTCGCCCTCCGCGCCGTCGGCGCGGTTCCGTTGCCTGCCTGCTCCATCGATTTCCCTGTCGTCATCTTCCTTTCCGGCGGAGCTGCGTCTGATATTGTGGCGGGGAGCGCGGAGAGTTGAGGGCTATGCGGGGAAGCGGAAAGAGATGACGGCGGAAGAAGtaaaggaggtggaggtggaggaggacGTGGTGCCTCCGTTAGTGCAGGATGAGGAGGCTATCTTTAAGCCTCGCCGGATTGCTCTCTTTGTGGAGCCTTCCCCTTTCGC GTACATTTCTGGATACAAGAATCGTTTCCAGAATTTCATCAAATATCTGCGTGAAATGGGGGACGAG GTAATGGTGGTGACCACACATGAAGGAGTTCCTCAAGAGTTCTATGGTGCAAAGGTTATTGGTTCATGGAG TTTTCCATGCCCTTGGTATCAAAAAGTCCCACTTTCTTTAGCACTTAGCCCAAGAATAATCAAAGCAGTTGCGAAATTCAAGCCTGACATTATTCATGCATCTTCTCCAGGAGTCATG GTATTTGGTGCTCTGGCAATTGCGAAATTGCTTTGCGTTCCTATAGTGATGTCATACCACACTCATGTTCCAAT ATACATTCCTAGATACACATTCAGTTGGTTGGTGAAGCCAATGTGGCTCATTATCA GATTCCTTCACAGAGCTGCTGATCTTACTTTGGTACCTTCAGCTGCTATTAGCAAAGATCTTTTAGCTGCTCATGTAACAGCAG CTAACAAGATACGCCTTTGGAACAAGGGAGTCGATTCAGAAAGCTTCCACCCTCGATTCCGTAGCCATCAAATGCGCATGAGATTAAG CAATGGTGAACCAGAAAAGCCCTTGTTGATTCATGTTGGACGATTAGGAGTCGAAAAGAGCTTGGACTTTTTGAAAAG GGTTATGGATAGGCTGCCAGGCGCAAGAATTGCTTACATAGGAGATGGACCATATCG GCCCGAGTTGGAGAAGATGTTTGCCGGTATGCCTGCTGTATTCACAGGGATGTTACATGCGGAAGAGCTTTCTCAAGCATATGCCAGTGGGGATGTCTTTTTGATGCCTTCAGAATCTGAAACACTTGGCCTTGTCGTATTGGAGGCCATGTCGTCTGGAGTTCCTGTGGTTGCAGCTCGCGCCGGAGGCATCCCTGACATCATACCGAAGGAGCAAGAAGGCAAGACCAGTTTCCTCTTCACTCCCGGGGACATTGATGACTGCGTGGACAAGATCGAGTGCCTCTTGTCTTGTGAAGAGTTAAGAGTAGCTATGGGCAAGGCCGCTCGAGAGGAGATGGAGAAGTATGATTGGAGAGCATCGACACGGAAGATCCGCAACGAGCAGTATAATGCAGCAATCTGGTtctggaggaagaagagagcacAGCTGTTCCGGCCATTCCAGCGGCTGATGAAGAAGCTCAGGTCACAACAGATCAAGTGTGTATGA